A region from the Triticum urartu cultivar G1812 chromosome 1, Tu2.1, whole genome shotgun sequence genome encodes:
- the LOC125541748 gene encoding glutenin, low molecular weight subunit-like, translating to MKTFLVFAILALAAASAVAQISQQQQAPPFSQQQQPPFSQQQQPPFSQQQQSPFSQQQQQPPFAQQQQPPFSQQPPISQQQQPPFSQQQQPQFSQQQQPPYSQQQQPPYSQQQQPPFSQQQQPPFSQQQQQPPFTQQQQPPFSQQPPISQQQQPPFSQQQQPPFSQQQQIPVIHPSVLQQLNPCKVFLQQQCIPVAMQRCLARSQMLQQSICHVMQQQCCQQLRQIPEQSRHESIRAIVYSIILQQQQQQQQQQQQQQGQSIIQYQQQQPQQLGQCVSQPQQELQQQLGQQPQQQQLAHGTFLQPHQIAQLEVMTSIALRNLPTMCSVNVPLYETTTSVPLGVGIGVGVY from the coding sequence ATGAAGACCTTCCTCGTCTTTGCCATCCTCGCTCTTGCGGCGGCAAGTGCCGTTGCGCAAATTTCACAGCAACAACAAGCACCACCATTTTCGCAGCAACAACAACCACCATTTTCACAGCAACAACAACCACCATTTTCGCAGCAACAGCAATCACCATTTtcgcaacaacaacaacaaccaccaTTTGCGCAGCAACAACAACCACCGTTTTCACAACAACCACCAATTTCACAGCAGCAACAACCACCATTTTCACAGCAACAACAACCACAATTTTCACAGCAACAGCAACCACCATATTCGCAGCAACAACAGCCACCATATTCGCAGCAACAACAACCACCATTTTCGCAGCAACAACAACCACCATTTtcgcagcaacaacaacaaccaccaTTTACACAGCAACAACAACCACCGTTTTCACAACAGCCACCAATTTCACAGCAGCAGCAACCACCATTTTCGCAGCAACAACAACCACCATTTTCACAGCAACAACAAATACCAGTTATTCATCCATCTGTTCTGCAGCAGCTAAACCCATGCAAGGTATTCCTCCAGCAGCAGTGCATCCCTGTGGCAATGCAGCGATGTCTTGCTAGGTCACAAATGTTGCAGCAGAGCATTTGCCATGTGATGCAGCAACAATGTTGCCAGCAATTGCGGCAAATCCCCGAGCAATCCCGCCATGAGTCAATCCGTGCTATCGTCTACTCTATCAtcctgcagcagcagcagcagcaacaacaacaacaacaacaacaacagggTCAGAGTATCATCCAATATCAGCAACAACAACCCCAACAGTTGGGCCAATGTGTCTCCCAACCCCAACAGGAGTTGCAGCAGCAACTCGGGCAACAACCTCAACAACAACAATTGGCACATGGTACCTTTTTGCAGCCACACCAGATAGCTCAGCTTGAGGTGATGACTTCCATTGCACTCCGTAACCTGCCAACGATGTGCAGTGTCAACGTGCCGTTGTACGAAACCACCACTAGTGTGCCATTAGGCGTTGGCATCGGAGTTGGTGTCTACTGA